Within Oryzias melastigma strain HK-1 linkage group LG23, ASM292280v2, whole genome shotgun sequence, the genomic segment ttaggaaaacgaaTGCTAAAGAACTGAATTttggaaacaagaaaagaaggttgtttttactttgtctgatagtaaaaaaagaggaaaaaagtattcataaaaactgattatttagaagtattttttttttagtcattcattaatgataataaatgtagactgttttgacgagatatacgtttaacttgagcaaattgattaatgatgcttcccacttatatataaaaaaaacgtacactagattgtggagggactgtacatcaatacagactaattttttttaacctttttggatgctagtgtgccgcgggattttttttcatggaaaaagtgtaccctggctcaaaaaaggttgaaaaacactggccTAAGTCACTCTCGTCATTGTACACATATATAATTTTCCTCCactataaaataaactcatcTTTATTCACGACGAGTTACTCACATTCTTGTACAGCCTGAAGACTTCCCCCCTTAAAGGGTTGGCCATGTCACAAACTGAAGTCCACCTAAACGCACACAAGGTtagcaaatcaaatcaaactttatttcaaaAGCATTGTTCATTCAACAGCAACTCACAGAGCTTTACACTCTAAagagttaaaaattaaaactagaaAACACACAGATGGCTCCCCCGAATCCCCGTAACCAACAGAATGAAACGTGAAAAGCCACGTTAACAAAACTCAAAGTATGAATAGAAACGGAGTGGAAACCTAGCTTGATGCAAAGAAATGCTAACGCGGAGCTAGCTTGATTGTTAGCATTCTGCCTTCAAACGTGTTCcagaacaacaaataaatacttcatGTTCCGCTTTAAAAAGTCACTTCGTACCAGCGCGAAAATGTAATTTGCATTAATTTACGAAAAGTGGTAGAAACGTCTCCTTTATTCGTCCTTAGTTGTTAGTAGATACTGCCGTAATGCGTTCATCTATGTCGCAAATCAAACAGACAGGGACGCATGCGCAGAGGTTTCTATGGTTACCGGACGCTTGAGAACAGCGATGGTGCGTTTTCAAcctttgtctctttttcttctgcatttattacatctactgaggttgtattaagtaaaaaaaatacattacataAGAAACGTTAACGCTTGGTTGCTTTTCAAAGTCTAAACCTACAGTTTTATGGTCACAATAACGATGTTAATCCATGTGAATATGGCTTCTGAACTTTTTGTCTAACCTATTTTTGGGCACTGGAAATGACAGTTCAAACATCTCTGCTTTCCGGATGTTGTCTGGTGATTGTTTGGagtgaaatactaaaaaaaaataaaataaacaacaacaacaacaaaaaaaaaaacaataactttattaaaaatattttaaaaacctaaCTTTACAAAAGGTTTTGAGCATGTCTCTCTGTGAccttctttctgtttttctctgtgaatgaTATAGCTAccccagaaaaaaaaggtatatGACACAGGCAGGCAGAAACTCCCCTCTGATCAGTTTGGGAGGTATTGTCACATCTGATTATCAGCTGAGGATGAATGCAGGAGAACAGATCCATCTTTTTTctgaaaccaaaccaaaattTGAGTTAAAGCTAAATTACTTTGTgctaatgttttaattttgcttcAAGTCTTCCAAAAAAGGCCACAAGCTGACCAAGGCTCAGCGAGCACGgcagcagaaggaggaggaggagaggaagcagCGAGAAGAAGGTCATTTGATGAACAACAGAAAACAGGTGAGATCTCCTTTGAGCTTCCAGATGCTACTTGTGGTGTTTTTTCTAGAGGAAGCTCGGCTGCTGGCACAAAGACAAGAACAGGAGCGAATCgagagagagaaaaagctgaaagagaTCCGACGGCTGGAGCTGAAGGTGAGATCCTGGAGTGTGGAGCAGAAACAGGAAAGGGACAGTTCATCCATGGATGTGTTTGGTGGCAGGACGAGGAGCGCAGAGAGggggagctggaggagctgcaccACCTCCTGCAGGAGAACCAGGAAAAAGCAGCTCAGTGGAAAACCAACACTGCAGAGACTATCAAGGTGTGGCGCTCTGCATTTTCATCCCCACAAACCATTTTGAACTGAAATGTATAGCTCCAGGCATCTGAGGAAGTGTGAAAGAACATGCATCTTTTAGCTTCATTAGTGGATTTTGAAGTAGTATTTTTAAGCCTCATAAGATattttggccccattcattttttaatggttcctcttgctatgatgtcatcaatttttggggaggggtcactcacaATGCATGAAATCTCTTTTCACCGGGTAATAgctttttgcaaagtttttgcTTAAAGGTGCAAGAAAGAAGAACTGCTAAAACAATCTGGTCATTCAGTCCAGGACTAAAATAATCCAACATGGttctttgtacattttaataaatctatCATCAGTATATCTATATTTGTAAGTTGAGAAGAAATCAGACTTGATTTCCCTCTGATGCTGATGAAGTGTCCTCACATTCAGTGGGAGCGATACATGCGCTGCGACAGCGCTCCAGACCCGACTGAGCAGCGCGACATCAACACCTACATCAGCTTATGGAGAGACGACCCCGAGGTCAACATCACTCAGGTTCTCAGGCAATGCCACTGTGCTCTGCAGGTCTGTGCCGTATGTTCATCACTTCCTCAGCAAACACAAGCAAATACGGCATTCAGGTagcagttttttgttatttgtagcTGACTGAGGAGCTGGAAGTTCTGCTGGAAGAAGTTTCTGACCCTCAAGAGGCACAAAAGTTTCAGGAGAGTTTTGTAAATCTGCAGGAGATAATCCATCTGAAACACACGCTCGCTGCTGAGGAAATCCTCAAGGTCTGAAGAGTCCAAATCCTTCAATCTTTGAGGTTTATTGAAGATGAAACTTACATCTGTCATTGCAGGCagccaataaaaacataaaccctgaaacagaaaacatgcaaacgGAGATCGCCGATGACAACGTAACCTTGAGTCTGTGGGCCAACCTCAGGAAGAGAAAAAGGTTTGAGGATCCAGCTATCAAGTTCTGCAGaggaggaaataagtatttaggTTTAGAAACTGATGCTCTGTCAGCTTCATGGTTGGCCCATTTGAAGAGTGAGAgatagaaaatcaagaaatcgACTTTACAGAACTTACTTAGATTTCATTGAGGGAAAACGTGCTTGatccctctttctggaaagACTCAGTTCTTTGTGGTGAAACCCTCATCTGCACGAAGGGCAGAGGTCTCCTCAGGAGGAGTTCTGGGCCGCTCTTCTCTCCTTCTCTGATAGGGATCAGTCTCTCCACCGAGCGTAGCAGGAGACCTCAGCCCTGGTTGCTCAGGGCTGAGCTGGGCCTCAGAGGGTTGGGAGGCTGCCCTGGGAGCCAGGTCCACTTTACTTTGCACCCCCCGAGAGGCCTGCCTGTGGCTGGGGCACCTGCTGTCGGCTTAGCTGGGCTGGTGGGGGTCGGGGCAGGCTGGTCGGCCTCCCAGGTGGGAATGGGGGGTGCTTGGTGAGGGTCATCTGGTGGGGTTGGAGTTCCAGCATCTGAGGACCAAGGCTCCCATTGGGACCCTGGCTTTTCTCTGGCTGTGCAGACTGAGATAGCTGGGTTAGGGGGCCAGAGCGCCCCGAGGTGCCCCTGTTGCACCGTGCAGCTGGACTTGCCACGTCTCGCTTGGGGAGGGGTTGAGGAACGGGGTTCAGACGGACCATCTTCTCTCTACACCTAAGACGGATTTCCTCCCCTCTGTGTGATGATCTCAACCTGCTGGTCGTTTGTGGTTGATCATCTCTTATCCTCTGAGTTCTTCAGGTTTAAGGGTTTCCACTTTGAGAAAGCAGGTCTTGGTTTTGAGCTCCCCAAGTCCCTGGCTGTGAAGGACATTGCAGTTCGGATCCTCCACACACGCTATGATCACCTGTCTGTGCTGGCCAGGATGACTCCCAAGGCCACCCACACGCCCACCTGCAGGtcaatacttttattttctgcaaacaaacaaagaccTATTTGATGTTTGTACTGCTAACTCCAGAGTGTGGATTCTTAGTTCTATTGGGAGGAGCAAAGAAAGTCTGGGGGGTGTGGCCTCATCTGTGATGGAGAAGAAAGAGAGCCTGAAGGGGGAAGTTGGGGAATCGGATGAAGTGCAGTCCATCCACGGGTCAGAGGGCGGGAAGGTGAGATGTGGGAGGGACTTCCTGTTGGCGCTCCATCAGTGGTGAGGTTTGACGTCTTTGTTCCTCACAGAGTTCAGAAAGTCTAGGATCATCCAAAAACACTTCAGGGTCTTGGGAGAGCAGAAGAAGCCATGTTCTCACTCAGATGGAGATGATTGGAGGTAAGATTGGAGGAAGATGATTGGAGGTAAAGTTCACACCACCCTCGCAGCGCATGTTCAAGTCGTCACTGACAAAGGAAAGCTTATGCAAACACGCAGAAatgtagacttttattttagaaacctGTGCGTTCATGTGTAGCTATACAAGTTTCTACGATCATTTTCGGGCTCTACATATAAAAACTTAATCTGATAAGgtggaactttgaccagtcagggactctgatttggtgcTGACGTATTCGGTTGTTCCTCTTCAAAACAAGGAAGAACCAgctgtttgaaaatggatcataaAGAAGAACTTCATGGTTGTGGTTTGTGTCCATCTGAAATTCTATCACACTAAGTCTTTCAttcatcagaatagagctgtggaaGTAAAAGTCTGGAGCGAGATTCACTAGATTTGGACAAACTCGACATTTCTCTTCCAGCCTCTTCCAACCGTGGGTGGCTGACATGCGCACATGTACATGCGTGTCACATACCTGGTGTGAAAGTAGCTCCACACTTTCAGATGAAAATTAGACGCAGGAATCAAAGCCATTCAGACCCTCTCTCTGCTTAAGCCGACAGTGACCCGACTGCAACCCAGTTCACAAAGACGGGCTCTGATGAGGCGGTCGATCTAATGAAATACACGCCTCTGGGCGGAGTTTTCTACTATGGTGTGTTTCATCTTCCACCTCAAGCTCATCTAGTCAATCATTGGGAAATTCGAGAGgtgagactttttaaaaaaaatctttttgctaATATTTGGACCTTGACTTTCTTCACGGCaatttttgggtgtttttcttCAGATTGTGGACTCGGGATTGAAGGTGTTCCTCTACAATCCAGAGGCGTCCAGCTCAGATGACAGCGAGGCCTCAGACAGCCCTCATGTTGGAGTGTCTGTGATGCTGCCTGACTGGGTGCTGTTCCTGAAAACGCCAAAAATAGCCCTTTGGGACGCTGCAGGTACAAGTGAACAGCACCAGGAACGATGATGCCTTCAGAAAAGGACAAACTTTCACTTGCATCTATGCAGGAACGCGGTGGGTGGGCGGCGTCATGGACTTTACCCATCAGGAGGCTGAAGCCAAAGTCTCCTTCAGGATGCCGTCCTTTCAGCCGTTTGTGCTGATGCAGGAGACGTACGCCAACCTGCCGTTTCAGAGCTGGGAGCTGCGGCCGCTGAGCAACAACTCTGCAATGTTCTCCATCCATGGGGCTCTTCTCCCCCTCAGCATCACCGTACAGGTAGGTCAGCATCACGAGGATGAAGTGCTCTATTAATACAAGACTTCATTTTGGTAGATGAGCTATGAACAATAAAGCAGGAAAGGATCTGAAGATGTGATTGCTGCTAAAACTGCAcagaaattagtttttatcagaTGTTAATGTGGCATCCTACAGGGCTCTGTTCTGGTCcacttgctttttttctctcgtTAGCCTTAAATGTTATTGATTATTCTTGGGATGTGGAGGCCAAAGTTATGTATAGAAACACTGGTGTAGTACCGAGAGTCGCAGCAGCTTCCGTTGAAACTGTGTCCTCCATCAGTCCTGGACGGTAACGACCACATGGTGTTTGGTATCATCTTTCTTACTGcacctttaacccttgtgctatcctactGACAAGTGACAAGATGACCTAACTGCGCTGTACTTTTTTATCGTCATTaatgtccgtggcagacataaaatcttgtccCTTTGTGGGATCCCACATCAATATTGGGGTCGGGGCATCATTGCGCCATAAGAGATCATGAGGGTTAAGCCAAGAAAATACAACAACAGCTGCCGAAATGGTCAAAAACTTGGATGGGACCAAAATCAgacttagaaaaaataaaaaaataaatccaccaACAAAACCAAACCATGTGTTGAGGATatttaaagacagtttttaacttattatgggatggctacaAGACCAACACCTTGACAGCCATTTTGTGGCCATTTAGACAATTTTCACAGTTCtcacaatatgggaaaagaaacttttaatttgagcAACCGTTACAAATGTTCACACACACCACAAATGTACAACAACCACAACAGAAGTTTTGTTGgtctttgacctcaggaagtaga encodes:
- the cfap94 gene encoding protein CASC1 isoform X3, giving the protein MSSKKGHKLTKAQRARQQKEEEERKQREEEEARLLAQRQEQERIEREKKLKEIRRLELKDEERREGELEELHHLLQENQEKAAQWKTNTAETIKWERYMRCDSAPDPTEQRDINTYISLWRDDPEVNITQVLRQCHCALQLTEELEVLLEEVSDPQEAQKFQESFVNLQEIIHLKHTLAAEEILKAANKNINPETENMQTEIADDNVTLSLWANLRKRKRFKGFHFEKAGLGFELPKSLAVKDIAVRILHTRYDHLSVLARMTPKATHTPTCSSIGRSKESLGGVASSVMEKKESLKGEVGESDEVQSIHGSEGGKSSESLGSSKNTSGSWESRRSHVLTQMEMIGADSDPTATQFTKTGSDEAVDLMKYTPLGGVFYYGVFHLPPQAHLVNHWEIREIVDSGLKVFLYNPEASSSDDSEASDSPHVGVSVMLPDWVLFLKTPKIALWDAAGTRWVGGVMDFTHQEAEAKVSFRMPSFQPFVLMQETYANLPFQSWELRPLSNNSAMFSIHGALLPLSITVQDNLCMLQSDQERGFAHILGKWMSRSALQRAMVKAGINIFVNEHTDRYVSTCRKDPNTELAAYEQMALFASACAFSWSRWNTKCGDEGLVMQVCEHLSPTPVPEGLWSLYLLGAQRVQRLEMTEKSETFSVDHHPGSEFHSTFIHMLRDRMSPEGAARTRKSGFQFVEAVQGLLCSTRPLRFSS
- the cfap94 gene encoding protein CASC1 isoform X2 — its product is MVTGRLRTAMSSKKGHKLTKAQRARQQKEEEERKQREEEEARLLAQRQEQERIEREKKLKEIRRLELKDEERREGELEELHHLLQENQEKAAQWKTNTAETIKWERYMRCDSAPDPTEQRDINTYISLWRDDPEVNITQVLRQCHCALQLTEELEVLLEEVSDPQEAQKFQESFVNLQEIIHLKHTLAAEEILKAANKNINPETENMQTEIADDNVTLSLWANLRKRKRFKGFHFEKAGLGFELPKSLAVKDIAVRILHTRYDHLSVLARMTPKATHTPTCSSIGRSKESLGGVASSVMEKKESLKGEVGESDEVQSIHGSEGGKSSESLGSSKNTSGSWESRRSHVLTQMEMIGADSDPTATQFTKTGSDEAVDLMKYTPLGGVFYYGVFHLPPQAHLVNHWEIREIVDSGLKVFLYNPEASSSDDSEASDSPHVGVSVMLPDWVLFLKTPKIALWDAAGTRWVGGVMDFTHQEAEAKVSFRMPSFQPFVLMQETYANLPFQSWELRPLSNNSAMFSIHGALLPLSITVQDNLCMLQSDQERGFAHILGKWMSRSALQRAMVKAGINIFVNEHTDRYVSTCRKDPNTELAAYEQMALFASACAFSWSRWNTKCGDEGLVMQVCEHLSPTPVPEGLWSLYLLGAQRVQRLEMTEKSETFSVDHHPGSEFHSTFIHMLRDRMSPEGAARTRKSGFQFVEAVQGLLCSTRPLRFSS
- the cfap94 gene encoding protein CASC1 isoform X1; the encoded protein is MVTGRLRTAMLPQKKKSSKKGHKLTKAQRARQQKEEEERKQREEEEARLLAQRQEQERIEREKKLKEIRRLELKDEERREGELEELHHLLQENQEKAAQWKTNTAETIKWERYMRCDSAPDPTEQRDINTYISLWRDDPEVNITQVLRQCHCALQLTEELEVLLEEVSDPQEAQKFQESFVNLQEIIHLKHTLAAEEILKAANKNINPETENMQTEIADDNVTLSLWANLRKRKRFKGFHFEKAGLGFELPKSLAVKDIAVRILHTRYDHLSVLARMTPKATHTPTCSSIGRSKESLGGVASSVMEKKESLKGEVGESDEVQSIHGSEGGKSSESLGSSKNTSGSWESRRSHVLTQMEMIGADSDPTATQFTKTGSDEAVDLMKYTPLGGVFYYGVFHLPPQAHLVNHWEIREIVDSGLKVFLYNPEASSSDDSEASDSPHVGVSVMLPDWVLFLKTPKIALWDAAGTRWVGGVMDFTHQEAEAKVSFRMPSFQPFVLMQETYANLPFQSWELRPLSNNSAMFSIHGALLPLSITVQDNLCMLQSDQERGFAHILGKWMSRSALQRAMVKAGINIFVNEHTDRYVSTCRKDPNTELAAYEQMALFASACAFSWSRWNTKCGDEGLVMQVCEHLSPTPVPEGLWSLYLLGAQRVQRLEMTEKSETFSVDHHPGSEFHSTFIHMLRDRMSPEGAARTRKSGFQFVEAVQGLLCSTRPLRFSS